A region from the Bradyrhizobium erythrophlei genome encodes:
- a CDS encoding GNAT family N-acetyltransferase produces MSKVSQYSEVGTMRDGRRFEIRALRPEDRDNLIAAVGRIGTDSLYRRFFAVKREFSEKETAFFVNVDFVNHVALIAVVEEDGKPTIVGGGRFIVVSPGQAEVAFAVVDKYQGQGLGTALTRHLVAIARRAGLRELIADVLPDNRQMLNVFRKSGLPVSTRRDAGSLHVTLRLI; encoded by the coding sequence ATGTCCAAAGTTTCGCAATATTCAGAAGTGGGGACCATGCGAGACGGGCGCCGGTTCGAAATCCGTGCCCTTCGACCGGAAGACCGGGATAATCTCATCGCGGCGGTCGGCCGCATCGGGACGGATTCGCTCTACCGCCGCTTCTTTGCAGTCAAACGCGAGTTCAGCGAGAAGGAGACGGCCTTCTTCGTCAATGTGGATTTTGTCAATCACGTTGCGCTGATCGCAGTGGTGGAGGAAGATGGCAAACCGACGATTGTCGGTGGCGGGCGTTTTATTGTTGTGAGCCCGGGACAGGCCGAGGTCGCATTCGCTGTGGTCGACAAATATCAGGGTCAGGGTCTCGGCACGGCGCTCACGCGCCATCTCGTTGCGATCGCGCGTCGGGCGGGCCTGCGGGAATTGATTGCGGACGTACTGCCGGATAACAGGCAGATGTTGAACGTCTTCCGGAAAAGCGGTCTGCCGGTCAGCACCAGACGCGACGCCGGGAGCTTGCACGTCACGCTTCGGTTGATCTAA